In a genomic window of Rhinopithecus roxellana isolate Shanxi Qingling chromosome 2, ASM756505v1, whole genome shotgun sequence:
- the LOC104682438 gene encoding glucose-6-phosphate isomerase-like: MAALTRDPQFQKLQQWYREHGSELNLRRLFDANKERFNHFSLTLNTNHGHILLDYSKNLVTEDVMWMLVDLAKSRGVEAAQERMFNGEKINYTEGRAVLHVALRNRSNTPILVDGKDVMPEVNKVLDKMKSFCQRVRSGDWKGYTGKTITDVINIGIGGSDLGPLMVTEALKPYSSEGPRVWYVSNIDGTHIAKTLAQLNPESSLFIIASKTFTTQETITNAETAKEWFLQAAKDPSAVAKHFVALSTNTTKVKEFGTDPQNMFEFWDWVGGRYSLWSAIGLSIALHVGFDNFEQLLSGAYWMDQHFRTTPLEKNAPVLLALLGIWYINCFGCETHAMLPYDQYLHHFAAYFQQGDMESNGKYITKSGTRVDHQTGPIVWGEPGTNGQHAFYQLIHQGTKMIPCDFLIPVQTQHPIRKGLHHKILLANFLAQTEALMRGKSTEEARKELQAAGKSPEDLERLLPHKVFEGNRPTNSIVFTKLTPFMPGALVATYEHKIFVQGIIWDINSFDQWGVELGKQLAKKIEPELDGSAQVTSHDASTNGLINFIKQQREARVQ, from the coding sequence ATGGCCGCTCTCACCCGGGACCCCCAGTTCCAGAAGCTGCAGCAATGGTATCGCGAGCACGGCTCCGAGCTGAACCTGCGCCGCCTCTTCGATGCCAACAAGGAGCGCTTCAACCACTTCAGCCTGACCCTCAACACCAACCATGGGCATATCCTGCTGGATTACTCCAAGAACCTGGTGACGGAGGATGTGATGTGGATGCTGGTGGACCTGGCCAAGTCCAGGGGCGTGGAGGCCGCCCAGGAGCGGATGTTCAATGGTGAGAAGATCAACTACACCGAGGGTCGAGCTGTGCTGCACGTGGCTCTTCGGAACCGGTCAAACACACCCATCCTGGTAGATGGCAAGGATGTGATGCCAGAGGTCAACAAGGTTCTAGACAAGATGAAGTCTTTCTGCCAGCGTGTCCGGAGCGGTGACTGGAAGGGGTACACAGGCAAGACCATCACGGACGTCATCAACATTGGCATTGGCGGCTCCGACCTGGGACCCCTCATGGTGACTGAGGCCCTTAAACCATACTCTTCAGAAGGTCCCCGTGTCTGGTATGTCTCCAACATTGATGGAACTCACATTGCCAAAACCCTGGCCCAGCTGAACCCCGAGTCCTCCCTGTTCATCATCGCTTCCAAGACCTTTACTACCCAGGAGACCATCACGAATGCGGAGACGGCGAAGGAGTGGTTTCTCCAGGCGGCCAAGGATCCTTCTGCAGTGGCGAAGCACTTTGTTGCCCTGTCTACTAACACGACCAAAGTGAAGGAGTTTGGAACTGACCCTCAAAACATGTTCGAGTTCTGGGATTGGGTGGGAGGACGCTACTCACTGTGGTCGGCCATCGGACTCTCCATTGCCCTGCACGTGGGTTTTGACAACTTCGAGCAGCTGCTCTCGGGGGCTTACTGGATGGACCAGCACTTCCGCACGACGCCCCTGGAGAAGAACGCCCCCGTCCTGCTGGCCCTGCTGGGTATCTGGTACATCAACTGCTTTGGGTGTGAGACGCATGCCATGCTGCCCTATGACCAGTACCTGCACCACTTTGCTGCGTACTTCCAGCAGGGCGACATGGAGTCCAATGGGAAATACATCACCAAATCTGGCACCCGTGTGGACCACCagacaggccccattgtgtggGGGGAGCCTGGGACCAATGGCCAGCATGCTTTTTACCAGCTCATCCACCAAGGCACCAAGATGATACCCTGTGACTTCCTCATCCCGGTCCAGACCCAGCACCCCATACGGAAGGGTTTGCATCACAAGATCCTCCTGGCCAACTTCCTGGCCCAGACGGAAGCCCTGATGAGGGGGAAATCAACGGAGGAGGCCCGAAAGGAGCTCCAGGCTGCAGGCAAGAGTCCAGAGGACCTTGAGAGGCTGCTGCCACATAAGGTCTTTGAAGGAAATCGCCCAACCAACTCTATTGTGTTCACCAAGCTCACACCATTTATGCCTGGAGCCTTGGTCGCCACGTATGAGCACAAGATCTTCGTTCAGGGCATCATCTGGGACATCAACAGCTTTGACCAGTGGGGAGTGGAGCTGGGAAAGCAGCTGGCTAAGAAAATTGAGCCTGAGCTTGATGGCAGTGCTCAAGTGACCTCTCACGATGCTTCCACCAACGGGCTTATCAACTTCATCAAGCAGCAGCGCGAGGCCAGAGTCCAATAA